A window from Osmia lignaria lignaria isolate PbOS001 chromosome 8, iyOsmLign1, whole genome shotgun sequence encodes these proteins:
- the LOC117608834 gene encoding nose resistant to fluoxetine protein 6-like encodes MKYKRMKIILLACTCVTINALKPEPEALMGNSPGYAITTGIQNLNSTRCRREMQIFRDAVDNGVLWSFRMLDASGQPTSGYISGNNYWVGNRQECEFLSQKRQFPLSEKKIRNNSIYRNPAEEFPPFELNFFGAHLSQNGTVQYHMRVPIDEIIVLGLCLPASCSEYEVGTMLKKVFDDRLLLVGQLYSTDFELMKISNLKDDHAWLLSGKIIMILFILTILFGTTIVATLYDILIYQKRLQKKTDDDDDGTIEFKNNTEEKSEYNEEDAVPSEPKAENRIAKILICFSAYSNMKEIFKLDNSSNDLKAFHGMKVIGMIWLIFFHVIYYTLNVTGNKAESAIATTNIELQIIANGTFPVDTFFFISGFLVVFGFTKKLQKNENNASFSRNVMIFIRAVIKKYIRFTPTYLIIILLAIINFTWIEKFSLMDFNEPMHELCSKYWWRNILYINNLFEWNDMCLTWSWYIANNMQFFVFGTFVLILSSSYYYTALSLSMATMFLSMLVHAYITYDIGYIPTLDMLLETFTSMYIRPWMRIPPYIVGMGTAVFLAKCNYKLHLSRKALAVCWFLSVLCICTILFGITNRNVSLTVSVLYETFSRFAWSLGIAWLVIACATNNGGIVNQFLSLNYWIPFSRVTFCAYLLNPFLIQLMGMFSNYPFNVEVLTTGAYGIAICVVTFFVAFGLSAMIEVPTTIFLRTLTT; translated from the exons ATGAAATACAAGAGGATGAAGATCATTCTGCTAGCGTGCACGTGTGTGACGATTAATGCACTCAAACCAGAGCCAGAAGCGTTGATGGGAAACTCGCCTGGTTATGCGATTACCACCGGAATACAAAACCTAAATTCGACCAGATGCCGAAGAGAAATGCAGATATTCCGGGACGCGGTTGACAACGGTGTACTTTGGAGTTTCAGAA TGTTGGACGCGAGCGGACAACCAACGTCGGGATACATTTCAGGAAACAACTATTGGGTGGGAAATAGACAAGAATGCGAGTTCCTTAGCCAGAAGAGACAATTTCCATTGTCAGAGAAGAAGATTCGAAATAATTCGATCTACCGTAATCCAGCCGAAGAGTTTCCACCTTTCGAGCTCAACTTCTTTGGTGCTCATCTCAGTCAGAATGGCACTGTGCAGTATCATATGAGGGTTCCTATCGAC GAGATAATAGTACTCGGACTTTGTCTGCCAGCATCCTGCAGCGAATACGAAGTGGGTACAATGCTAAAGAAGGTATTCGACGATAGACTTCTTCTAGTTGGACAACTCTATTCGACGGACTTTGAGTTGATGAAAATCTCTAATCTGAAAGATGATCATGCGTGGCTTCTCAGTGGAAAAATTATTATGATTTT AtttattttgacaatattattcGGTACAACGATAGTAGCCACGTTATACGATATTCTCATCTATCAGAAACGTCTGCAGAAAAAAacagacgacgacgacgacggcacTATCG AATTTAAGAACAACACGGAGGAGAAGTCGGAATATAATGAAGAGGACGCTGTACCATCAGAACCGAAAGCAGAGAATCGAATTGCAAAAATCCTTATATGTTTCTCAGCTTATTCGAACATgaaagaaatattcaaattagacAATAGTTCAAATGATTTGAAAGCGTTTCATGGCATGAAGGTTATTGGAATGATATGGCTCATTTTTTTCCACGTTATATACTACACACTGAACGTCACTG GTAACAAGGCAGAAAGCGCTATAGCAACCACCAATATTGAATTGCAAATCATAGCCAATGGTACATTTCCTGTGGATACGTTTTTCTTTATCAGTGGTTTCCTCGTGGTGTTTGGATTTACAAAGAAATTACAAAAGAACGAAAATAACGCTTCATTTAGCAGGAATGTAATGATTTTCATTCGTGCAGTCATCAAAAAATACATCAG GTTTACACCGACGTACTTGATTATAATATTGCTCGCCATCATAAACTTCACTTGGATTGAGAAATTTTCATTGATGGATTTCAATGAACCGATGCACGAACTATGCTCAAAATACTGGTGgagaaatatactctacatcaATAATCTCTTCGAATGGAATGATATG TGTCTGACATGGAGCTGGTATATCGCCAATAACATGCAGTTCTTTGTTTTTGGTACCTTTGTTTTGATTTTATCAAGCAG CTACTATTACACTGCTCTAAGCTTAAGCATGGCTACTATGTTTTTATCCATGTTGGTGCACGCTTATATAACGTACGACATAGGATACATTCCTAC ATTAGATATGCTACTTGAGACGTTTACTTCCATGTACATACGACCATGGATGAGAATACCACCGTACATAGTAGGGATGGGCACAGCGGTATTTCTTGCAAAatgcaattataaattacatttgTCAAGG AAAGCGTTAGCTGTCTGCTGGTTCCTCAGCGTTTTGTGTATATGCACGATTCTATTTGGTATCACAAATAGAAACGTGTCGCTTACTGTATCAGTCCTTTACGAGACGTTTAGCAGATTTGCTTGGAGCCTTGGAATAGCATGGCTCGTAATCGCCTGTGCCACAAACAATGGCG GTATCGTAAATCAATTTTTGTCATTAAACTACTGGATTCCCTTCAGCAGAGTAACGTTCTGCGCTTATCTTCTAAATCCATTCTTAATACAATTAATGGGTATGTTTAGCAATTATCCATTCAACGTTGAAGTTTTAACGACC ggTGCTTATGGTATCGCAATATGTGTAGTTACTTTCTTTGTGGCTTTTGGATTGTCGGCGATGATTGAAGTACCTACGACAATATTCTTACGAACACTCACTACATAG
- the LOC117608833 gene encoding nose resistant to fluoxetine protein 6-like: MKYKRMKIILLACTCVTINALKPEPEALMRNLPGYAITTGTQQLNSTRCRREMQIFRDAVDNGVLWSLRMLDASGQPTSGYISGNNYWVGNRQECEFLSQKRQFPLSEKTIRNNSIYRNPAEEFPPFELNFFVAHLNQNGTVQYHISVPMETIIVLGLCLPASCSEYEVGTMLKKVFDDRLLLVGQLYSTDFELMKISNLKDDHAWLLSGKIITILFILTVLFGTTIVATLYDILIYQKRLQKKTDDDDDDDDGGTIELKNNTVEKLIYIEEDAVPSEPKAENRIAKILICFSAYSNMKQIFKLDNSSNDLKAFHGMKVIGMIWIMFGHVIYYTLNVIGNKAEDYIILSNIESQILANGTFVVDTFFFISGFLLVLGFPKKLQRNENNASFSRNVMIFIRAIIKKYIRVTPMYLIIILLSIINFTWIEKFSLMYFHEPMHELCSKYWWRNILYINNLFEWDDMCLTWSWYLANNMQFFVFGIFVLILSSSYYYTALSLSIATMFLCILVHAYITYDIGYIPTFDIQLETLTSIYILPWMRIPPFIVGMGTAVFLAKCNYKLHLSRKWLASCWFLSVLCNCTILFGMSNRNVSLTVSVFYETFSRFAWSLGIAWLVIACATNNGGIVNQFLSLKYWTPFSRVTFCAYLLNPFLIQLMGMFSNYPFNVEVLTTDVYGIAICVVTYFVAFGLSAMIEVPTTIFLRTLST, encoded by the exons ATGAAATACAAGAGGATGAAGATCATTCTGCTAGCGTGCACGTGTGTGACGATTAATGCACTCAAACCAGAGCCAGAAGCGTTGATGCGAAACTTGCCTGGTTATGCGATTACCACCGGAACGCAACAGCTAAATTCGACCAGATGCCGAAGAGAAATGCAGATATTCCGGGACGCGGTAGACAACGGTGTACTTTGGAGTTTGAGAA TGTTGGACGCGAGCGGACAACCAACGTCGGGATACATTTCAGGAAACAACTATTGGGTGGGAAATAGACAAGAATGCGAGTTCCTTAGTCAGAAGAGACAATTTCCATTGTCAGAGAAGACGATTCGAAATAATTCGATCTACCGTAATCCAGCCGAAGAGTTTCCACCTTTCGAGCTCAACTTCTTTGTTGCTCATCTCAATCAGAATGGCACTGTGCAGTATCATATAAGTGTTCCTATGGAA ACGATAATAGTACTCGGACTTTGTCTACCAGCATCCTGCAGCGAATACGAAGTGGGTACAATGCTAAAGAAGGTATTCGACGATAGACTTCTTCTAGTTGGACAACTCTATTCGACGGACTTTGAGTTGATGAAAATCTCTAATCTGAAAGATGATCATGCGTGGCTTCTCAGTGGAAAAATCATTACGATTTT ATTTATTTTGACAGTATTATTCGGTACAACGATAGTAGCCACGTTATACGATATTCTCATCTATCAGAAACGTCTACAGAAAAAAacagacgacgacgacgacgacgacgacggcggcaCTATCG AATTAAAGAACAACACGGTGGAGAAATTGATATATATCGAAGAGGACGCTGTACCATCAGAACCGAAAGCAGAGAATCGAATTGCAAAAATCCTTATATGTTTCTCAGCTTATTCGAACATGaaacaaatattcaaattagacAATAGTTCAAATGATTTGAAAGCGTTTCATGGCATGAAGGTTATTGGAATGATATGGATCATGTTTGGCCACGTTATATACTACACCCTGAACGTTATTG GTAACAAGGCAGAGGACTATATAATACTGAGCAATATTGAATCGCAAATCTTAGCCAATGGTACATTTGTTGTGGATACGTTTTTCTTTATCAGTGGTTTCCTCCTGGTGCTTGGATTTCCAAAGAAGTTACAAAGGAACGAAAATAACGCTTCATTTAGCAGGAATGTAATGATTTTCATTCGTGCAATCATCAAAAAATACATCAG GGTTACACCGATGTACTTGATTATAATATTGCTCTCCATCATAAACTTCACTTGGATTGAGAAATTTTCATTGATGTATTTCCATGAACCGATGCACGAACTATGCTCAAAATACTGGTGgagaaatatactctacatcaATAATCTCTTTGAATGGGATGATATG TGTCTGACATGGAGCTGGTATCTCGCCAATAACATGCAGTTCTTTGTTTTTGGTATCTTTGTTTTGATTTTATCAAGCAG CTACTATTACACTGCTCTAAGCTTAAGCATTGCTACTATGTTTTTATGCATATTGGTGCACGCTTATATAACGTACGATATAGGATACATTCCTAC ATTCGATATACAACTTGAGACGCTTACTTCCATATACATACTACCATGGATGAGAATACCACCGTTCATAGTAGGGATGGGCACAGCGGTGTTTCTTGCAAAatgcaattataaattacatCTGTCAAGG AAATGGTTAGCTTCCTGCTGGTTCCTCAGCGTTTTGTGTAATTGCACGATTCTATTTGGTATGTCAAATAGAAACGTGTCGCTTACTGTATCAGTATTTTACGAGACGTTTAGCAGATTTGCTTGGAGCCTTGGAATAGCGTGGCTCGTAATCGCCTGTGCCACAAACAATGGCG GTATCGTAAATCAATTTTTGTCACTAAAGTATTGGACTCCCTTCAGCAGAGTAACGTTCTGCGCTTATCTTCTAAATCCATTCTTAATACAATTAATGGGTATGTTTAGCAATTATCCATTCAACGTTGAAGTTTTAACGACC gATGTTTATGGTATCGCAATATGTGTAGTTACTTACTTTGTGGCTTTTGGATTGTCGGCGATGATTGAAGTACCTACAACAATATTCTTACGAACACTCAGTACATAG